Proteins encoded in a region of the Oncorhynchus gorbuscha isolate QuinsamMale2020 ecotype Even-year linkage group LG16, OgorEven_v1.0, whole genome shotgun sequence genome:
- the LOC123999526 gene encoding ribosomal protein S6 kinase beta-1-like isoform X1, whose protein sequence is MAGVFDIDLDQADENVSDDELGDGTLMSECTEQCSGFEFNMDDCEKFEISEDSVNKGTEQIGPECFELLRVLGKGGYGKVFQVRKVSGATSGKIFAMKVLKKAMIVRNAKDTAHTKAERNILEEVKHPFIVDLIYAFQTGGKLYLILEYLSGGELFMQLEREGILVEDKACFYLAEISMALGHLHQKGIIYRDLKPENIMLNNNGHIKLTDFGLCKESIHDGTVTHTFCGTIEYMAPEILMRSGHNRAVDWWSLGALMYDMLTGAPPFTGENRKKTIDKILKCKLNLPPYLTQEARDLLKKLLKRNASLRLGAGPGDASEIQSHPFFRHIKWDELLARKVEPPFKPVLQSADDVSQFDSKFTSQTPVDSPDDSTLSESANQVFLGFTYVAPSVLENVKEKFPFEQKVRSPRRFLGSPRTPVSPVKFAGGDCWPRAPTQARVSSLLSPGGSGSGDQPMEVGVEQMDVSSKATEVSAPLPIKKPSGNTTTGGPFKKQAYPLMSKRPEHLRMNL, encoded by the exons ATGGCGGGGGTATTCGACATTGATTTGGATCAGGCGGACGAAAATGTGTCTGATGATGAACTCGGGGATGGG ACCCTAATGAGCGAATGCACGGAGCAATGCAGCGGTTTCGAATT tAACATGGACGACTGTGAAAAGTTTGAAATCTCTGAAGACAGCGTCAACAAAGGAACGGAGCAGATTGGTCCGGAATGCTTTGAGTTACTCCGGGTTTTAGGAAAAGGAGGCTATGGAAAG GTTTTTCAAGTTCGTAAGGTGTCGGGTGCCACTTCGGGAAAGATTTTCGCCATGAAGGTCTTGAAGAAG GCGATGATAGTGCGTAATGCTAAGGACACGGCACACACCAAGGCAGAGAGGAACATCCTGGAGGAGGTGAAGCACCCATTCATAGTGGATCTCATCTATGCCTTCCAGACAGGGGGCAAGCTGTACCTCATCCTGGAGTACCTTTCTG GTGGGGAGCTGTTTATGCaattggagagagaggggatcctTGTGGAAGACAAAGCATG CTTCTATCTGGCAGAGATTTCAATGGCTCTGGGACACCTGCATCAGAAAGGCATCATCTACAGAGACCTGAAGCCAGAAAACATCATGCTAAACAACAACGGTCACATCAAGCTCACAGACTTTGGACTGTGTAAAGAATCAATCCACGACGGCACGGTTACTCACACTTTCTGTGGCACCATAGAATACAT GGCCCCAGAGATCCTGATGAGGAGTGGACACAACCGGGCTGTAGACTGGTGGAGCCTGGGAGCTCTCATGTATGACATGCTGACAGGAGCA CCACCATTCACTGGTGAAAACAGGAAGAAGACCATTGACAAAATCTTAAAGTGTAAATTGAACTTGCCACCTTACCTCACACAAGAAGCCAGGGACCTTCTCAAAAAG CTGCTAAAACGCAACGCCTCGTTACGGCTGGGGGCGGGCCCAGGAGACGCCTCAGAAATTCAG TCCCACCCATTCTTCAGGCATATTAAATGGGACGAACTTCTCGCTCGCAAAGTGGAGCCTCCATTCAAGCCTGTTCTG CAATCAGCTGATGACGTGAGCCAGTTTGACTCCAAGTTCACCAGCCAGACTCCTGTTGACAGCCCTGACGACTCCACGCTCAGTGAAAGTGCCAATCAAGTATTCCTG GGCTTTACGTATGTAGCCCCTTCTGTGCTTGAAAACGTCAAGGAGAAATTTCCCTTTGAGCAAAAAGTCCGCTCACCAAGAAGGTTTCTGGGAAGCCCAAGAACACCAGTGAG CCCAGTGAAGTTTGCTGGGGGGGACTGCTGGCCCCGGGCCCCCACCCAAGCTAGAGTCTCATCCCTGCTGTCCCCTGGGGGCTCTGGGTCTGGAGACCAGCCCATGGAGGTTGGTGTGGAGCAGATGGATGTGAGCTCTAAAGCTACTGAGGTGTCTGCCCCCCTGCCCATCAAAAAGCCCTCTGGCAACACCACCACAGGCGGCCCCTTCAAGAAGCAGGCCTACCCCCTGATGTCCAAACGTCCCGAGCACCTCCGGATGAATCTATGA
- the LOC123999526 gene encoding ribosomal protein S6 kinase beta-1-like isoform X2, which yields MSECTEQCSGFEFNMDDCEKFEISEDSVNKGTEQIGPECFELLRVLGKGGYGKVFQVRKVSGATSGKIFAMKVLKKAMIVRNAKDTAHTKAERNILEEVKHPFIVDLIYAFQTGGKLYLILEYLSGGELFMQLEREGILVEDKACFYLAEISMALGHLHQKGIIYRDLKPENIMLNNNGHIKLTDFGLCKESIHDGTVTHTFCGTIEYMAPEILMRSGHNRAVDWWSLGALMYDMLTGAPPFTGENRKKTIDKILKCKLNLPPYLTQEARDLLKKLLKRNASLRLGAGPGDASEIQSHPFFRHIKWDELLARKVEPPFKPVLQSADDVSQFDSKFTSQTPVDSPDDSTLSESANQVFLGFTYVAPSVLENVKEKFPFEQKVRSPRRFLGSPRTPVSPVKFAGGDCWPRAPTQARVSSLLSPGGSGSGDQPMEVGVEQMDVSSKATEVSAPLPIKKPSGNTTTGGPFKKQAYPLMSKRPEHLRMNL from the exons ATGAGCGAATGCACGGAGCAATGCAGCGGTTTCGAATT tAACATGGACGACTGTGAAAAGTTTGAAATCTCTGAAGACAGCGTCAACAAAGGAACGGAGCAGATTGGTCCGGAATGCTTTGAGTTACTCCGGGTTTTAGGAAAAGGAGGCTATGGAAAG GTTTTTCAAGTTCGTAAGGTGTCGGGTGCCACTTCGGGAAAGATTTTCGCCATGAAGGTCTTGAAGAAG GCGATGATAGTGCGTAATGCTAAGGACACGGCACACACCAAGGCAGAGAGGAACATCCTGGAGGAGGTGAAGCACCCATTCATAGTGGATCTCATCTATGCCTTCCAGACAGGGGGCAAGCTGTACCTCATCCTGGAGTACCTTTCTG GTGGGGAGCTGTTTATGCaattggagagagaggggatcctTGTGGAAGACAAAGCATG CTTCTATCTGGCAGAGATTTCAATGGCTCTGGGACACCTGCATCAGAAAGGCATCATCTACAGAGACCTGAAGCCAGAAAACATCATGCTAAACAACAACGGTCACATCAAGCTCACAGACTTTGGACTGTGTAAAGAATCAATCCACGACGGCACGGTTACTCACACTTTCTGTGGCACCATAGAATACAT GGCCCCAGAGATCCTGATGAGGAGTGGACACAACCGGGCTGTAGACTGGTGGAGCCTGGGAGCTCTCATGTATGACATGCTGACAGGAGCA CCACCATTCACTGGTGAAAACAGGAAGAAGACCATTGACAAAATCTTAAAGTGTAAATTGAACTTGCCACCTTACCTCACACAAGAAGCCAGGGACCTTCTCAAAAAG CTGCTAAAACGCAACGCCTCGTTACGGCTGGGGGCGGGCCCAGGAGACGCCTCAGAAATTCAG TCCCACCCATTCTTCAGGCATATTAAATGGGACGAACTTCTCGCTCGCAAAGTGGAGCCTCCATTCAAGCCTGTTCTG CAATCAGCTGATGACGTGAGCCAGTTTGACTCCAAGTTCACCAGCCAGACTCCTGTTGACAGCCCTGACGACTCCACGCTCAGTGAAAGTGCCAATCAAGTATTCCTG GGCTTTACGTATGTAGCCCCTTCTGTGCTTGAAAACGTCAAGGAGAAATTTCCCTTTGAGCAAAAAGTCCGCTCACCAAGAAGGTTTCTGGGAAGCCCAAGAACACCAGTGAG CCCAGTGAAGTTTGCTGGGGGGGACTGCTGGCCCCGGGCCCCCACCCAAGCTAGAGTCTCATCCCTGCTGTCCCCTGGGGGCTCTGGGTCTGGAGACCAGCCCATGGAGGTTGGTGTGGAGCAGATGGATGTGAGCTCTAAAGCTACTGAGGTGTCTGCCCCCCTGCCCATCAAAAAGCCCTCTGGCAACACCACCACAGGCGGCCCCTTCAAGAAGCAGGCCTACCCCCTGATGTCCAAACGTCCCGAGCACCTCCGGATGAATCTATGA